The following is a genomic window from Candidatus Vondammii sp. HM_W22.
ACCTTGGCAGGCAGTTCAGCACGTTCATGGTTTTGTGCATCCAGCAGCGCTGCTGACGCGTCTCCGGATACACTTCCTCCAGCGTAGCCCAGAAGCCCATAGCACCGTCTCCGATCGCCAATTTTGGCGGGGTCAGTCCGCGTGACTTCAGTTTCAACAGTACCTCCCGCCAGCTCTGTGTGGACTCCCGTACACCATCCTCAATTGCCAGAAAATGCTTCTCACCACGCTCATTCACGCCGATCACCACCAGGGCACACAGCTTCGTCTGCTCTGCTCTCTGTCCGCTGTAGACACCGTCTGCCCACACATACACCCAATGGCCCTTATCCAGGCGCTCCTCGCACCTGCTCCGATATTCTTCTGCCCAGACCTGCTTCAGACGCGATACCCTGCCGGCCGACAAGCCTGTTGCATCCGGACCCACCAGCACTTTCAGGGCTTCACCCATCTCTCCACTGGAAATCCCCTTCAGGTAGAGCCACGGCAGCGCCGCTTCCTGTGACTTCGTCTTGCGTACATACGGCGGCACCAGAGCTGATCGGAACGTGACCGGCCCTAATCCTGTCTGCAGTTTACGAGCTGGCAGGTGACCATTACGCACCACACCCACCTTGCCATCCTCTGTCTGTCGCTCGACGTGCTCCGCCAACAGCTCCAGCAGCTCGGCCTCCACCACCTGGTAGATCAACTGCTCTGCACCACTTCTCAGCAACTTTGTCAGCGGATCGATAATCGTATCGCGACCTGCCAGCTTAACAACGTTATTCTTACTCGTGGTGGCGTATCTCCAATGGTTGTTTTGATGTCTCGCAACAACAAATCAACCAGATACCCCGCTTTTTTTCAATTCCTTTCAAACAACACTTTCAGTTATAACTGCTGCTGGTTGTTCTGCATTTTTGTATCTGCTAGAACCCTACCAGTAGAGAGAATTCCAATTACGAGGGCAAGGGCAAGCTTTTTCATTTATCTAATCTCCAATATCAATTTAGAGGTTTCCTTTAACTGATTAACTATGACAGCCCTCTTTTTAATTAACCCGGTAGAATAGCCACTCTATTGAGATTTTGAATCTGTTCCCCGGGGAATAGAGAGACAATTAATGAAAAAACCTGAACTGCTCGCACCTGCGGGTACGCTGAAAAATATGCGTTACGCTTTTGCCTATGGAGCAGATGCCGTTTATGCCGGCATGCCCCGTTATAGCCTGAGGGTGCGTAATAACGATTTTCTCGAGGATAATCTGCAGATTGGTATCAAGGAGGCTCATGACCAGGGGAGGAATTTCTACCTCGCCTGTAACCTGATGCCCCACGGCGCCAAGTTGAAAACCTTCATGGAAGACATGGCGCCGATTATTGAGCTGGGACCTGATGCCCTGATCATGTCAGATCCCGGACTGATTATGCTGGTACGGGAACGCTGGCCGGAGATGCCGGTTCATCTCTCTGTGCAATCCAATACCGTCAATTCGGCGACGGTCAAATTTTGGCAGCAGATTGGCCTAACCCGCATTATATTGTCCCGTGAACTCTCTCTCGATGAGGTGGAGAATATCCGCCAGGCCTGTCCGGATATGGAGTTGGAGGTGTTTGTTCATGGAGCGCTCTGCATCGCCTACTCCGGGCGCTGCCTGTTGTCAGGTTATTTCAACCACCGCGATGCCAATCAGGGGAGCTGCACTAACTCCTGCCGCTGGAATTACGGTATCAGTGAAGAGGAAGGCAAAGAAGGGATCTGTTCCACTTCACAATCGGGGCAGATTCGCCACCCGGAGGCAGATAAGGTCTATCTGCTGGAGGAGCAGGGAAGGCCTGGTGAATTGATGCCGGTGTTTGAAGATGAGATGGGCACCTACATTATGAACTCCAAGGATCTGCGTGCAGTGGAGCATGTTCATCGGTTGGTTCAGATGGGGATAGATTGCCTGAAGATCGAAGGGCGCACCAAGTCACACTATTATACTTCGCGCACCACCCAGGTTTATCGCCAGGCGATAAACGATGCCGTGGGGGGCCGGCCATTCCGGCCAGAGTTGATGGCAGACCTGGAGAGCCTAGCCAATCGCGGTTATACCGACGGCTTCTTCCAGCGGCATGAAAGCGAAGAGCTTCAGAACTATCGCCAGGGAAGTTCCAGCAGCAGCCGGCAGCTGTTTGTCGGGGAGATAACATCCAGCGATGAAGTCTCAGGACTGACTTCGGTGGATGTGAAAAACAAGTTTGCGGTGGGCGATCAACTCGAATTGATGATGCCTGATGGTAACCTGCGTTTTTCTCTGGAGGTGATGGAGGATGAGCATGGTAACGCTATGGAGGTGGCTCCCGGAGGCGGCTATAAGGTCCGGGTCAGGTTGCCGGAGAAGTGCGTGCCAGGGACCTCGCTGTTGACCCGCATTCTCGATTAAACGCGGATTAATTCGACATCCAGAGATTGATTGTCGGTGCTGAGATAGAGGATGCCTTCAGTCAGTGTAATCGACCAGTTGATTGAGCGGTGCAAATCGTCTACTGCTGCTTCCAGCAGGGCTTCTGGGAGTTCGAACATTGTCAGCCGGTCGAGTATATCCAGCTTTTCCCGGTGCATCTGAACCCATCTTCGGCTATGCCGGCCAAATAGAAAAAGAGTCACCCGGGCAGCTTTTTTGCAGGCGGTAGTGATGCGTTCAGGTGTCGGAAGTCCCACTTCTATCCAATGGGTGATTCTACCGTCCAGATCTCTGGTCCATATATCAGGTGTATCGCCCTCAGAGATTCCCTTGGTAAATTCCAGCTCCTCCTGATAACAGATCGCGTAGGCAAGCAGCCGGGCGACCAGCCGTTCGGCGGTCTCTGACGGGTGTCGTGCAACGGTGAGTTGCAACTCGGTATAGATGCCGAGATCCACGTCTGAAAGATTGATCGTGGCCCGGTGAACAGTGCTGCCAAGCGCCATTTAACCTCCAACCGACTGAAGAAAAGTACCCATCGCGAGGGCGAGTTGTTCCGAGCGGTGAGGGTTGCGCATCGCTTGCAGCAAGGGTTCCCGCATACTGGGAAGAAACAGAAGATCGATCAGACACTGGTTGAATCCCTCCTGGCCTGAGTCGCCATTCGCTAGGCGTTCGAGGTATTCAGCGGCGGTGATATCGCGCTTCAACAGTTCCCAGCAGCGGCTGCTGACAGCGGTCAGGATATTGCTATCGGCAGAGCAGGGGTGGTTCAGGATCGAGAGAACAAGCTGCAGCTTCAGCTCTTGATCGGCCGAGAGGGAGGCGCCGCGGATTGTCGCCTGGAGCAGAGCGCTGTCCGGTGACGCTAAATCCAACTCCTTCAATGTCCGGTCGAGAAGCGCCTGGGTCAGGGTGGTAGAAATCGCTTCGTTCTCCAGGCAGTGACAGAGCGCCTCCAGTGGCCGAATCGGCATCCGGGCAATGGCTTGAACCAGATCCTGCTGGTTCTCCTCGGAGAATCGGGCCGCGACCTCTGCAATTCCCTGGTATCCCAGGAAAGCCCATTGATCCCAGCCGAGATCGCCGCGGAAATACTCCCTGGCATGGGGATAGAATTCAGAAGGTGGTTGCCCCATCCGGAGGGCGGTTTTTGCATGAAATACGGCCATCCGGTCATCCCTTGGTTTGAAGGTGTAGGGATTATCCTCCAGAGCAGACGCTATCTGCTGTTCTGTTTCGGCCGCTAGTTTCTCTTCAAGCCGCTCCATCATGCGGTGCATGAAATCGTCCCGTGCCGCCTGAATTAGTTTGCCCTGTTCATCAA
Proteins encoded in this region:
- a CDS encoding IS256 family transposase, producing the protein MAGRDTIIDPLTKLLRSGAEQLIYQVVEAELLELLAEHVERQTEDGKVGVVRNGHLPARKLQTGLGPVTFRSALVPPYVRKTKSQEAALPWLYLKGISSGEMGEALKVLVGPDATGLSAGRVSRLKQVWAEEYRSRCEERLDKGHWVYVWADGVYSGQRAEQTKLCALVVIGVNERGEKHFLAIEDGVRESTQSWREVLLKLKSRGLTPPKLAIGDGAMGFWATLEEVYPETRQQRCWMHKTMNVLNCLPRSAQPKVKQALHNIWQTETQADAEKAFDLFIKTYEPKYPKAAICLHKDREELMAFYQFSAQHWQSIRTSNLIESTFGTIRHRTKRSKGCLSRDGMLHMIFKLGLCAEKTWRRLRGFDYLAKVITGIKFKEGVEVAGVDQVAA
- the trhP gene encoding prephenate-dependent tRNA uridine(34) hydroxylase TrhP; translation: MKKPELLAPAGTLKNMRYAFAYGADAVYAGMPRYSLRVRNNDFLEDNLQIGIKEAHDQGRNFYLACNLMPHGAKLKTFMEDMAPIIELGPDALIMSDPGLIMLVRERWPEMPVHLSVQSNTVNSATVKFWQQIGLTRIILSRELSLDEVENIRQACPDMELEVFVHGALCIAYSGRCLLSGYFNHRDANQGSCTNSCRWNYGISEEEGKEGICSTSQSGQIRHPEADKVYLLEEQGRPGELMPVFEDEMGTYIMNSKDLRAVEHVHRLVQMGIDCLKIEGRTKSHYYTSRTTQVYRQAINDAVGGRPFRPELMADLESLANRGYTDGFFQRHESEELQNYRQGSSSSSRQLFVGEITSSDEVSGLTSVDVKNKFAVGDQLELMMPDGNLRFSLEVMEDEHGNAMEVAPGGGYKVRVRLPEKCVPGTSLLTRILD
- a CDS encoding YaeQ family protein translates to MALGSTVHRATINLSDVDLGIYTELQLTVARHPSETAERLVARLLAYAICYQEELEFTKGISEGDTPDIWTRDLDGRITHWIEVGLPTPERITTACKKAARVTLFLFGRHSRRWVQMHREKLDILDRLTMFELPEALLEAAVDDLHRSINWSITLTEGILYLSTDNQSLDVELIRV
- a CDS encoding DUF3549 family protein; this encodes MNRIRTITEFLESTGVRLTIYDIGRRIIEISREDFLQFEKTERAYPYPLQRQAWFALLCDNAQSGTEPFIWFLRFPLDEQGKLIQAARDDFMHRMMERLEEKLAAETEQQIASALEDNPYTFKPRDDRMAVFHAKTALRMGQPPSEFYPHAREYFRGDLGWDQWAFLGYQGIAEVAARFSEENQQDLVQAIARMPIRPLEALCHCLENEAISTTLTQALLDRTLKELDLASPDSALLQATIRGASLSADQELKLQLVLSILNHPCSADSNILTAVSSRCWELLKRDITAAEYLERLANGDSGQEGFNQCLIDLLFLPSMREPLLQAMRNPHRSEQLALAMGTFLQSVGG